In Sulfuricurvum sp., one DNA window encodes the following:
- a CDS encoding ATP-binding protein: protein MKRIIGKFKSSIAKLELHDRVLRENTLILAEPGSGKTHLANKIREFVIASGLPTLYLDFSNPDIDQIEERFKHGSDFHYMRFDESNEFNAALDIAIAERKNIYMAVSPTFFASKRDIKSKLSQMMQKRELLENYYYFMQEIASLEGFYTKFEDFIFYIFDLVNLKKFGLTFLTQPHEIFENPRIKLLFSFLYIGRCSNAYYYNTTVLRNMKPHTFLYQHRVDNRSLLFNNIQSDIVFIDD, encoded by the coding sequence ATGAAACGAATAATTGGAAAATTTAAAAGTTCTATCGCAAAATTAGAGCTGCATGATCGCGTATTGCGTGAAAATACTCTTATCTTGGCAGAACCGGGTTCGGGTAAAACGCATTTAGCCAATAAAATCCGTGAGTTTGTCATAGCGAGCGGTTTACCGACGCTGTATCTTGATTTCTCAAATCCTGACATCGACCAGATTGAAGAGCGCTTTAAACACGGGAGTGATTTTCACTACATGCGTTTTGATGAGAGCAATGAGTTCAATGCTGCTTTGGATATTGCCATTGCAGAGCGTAAAAATATCTATATGGCGGTAAGCCCAACTTTTTTTGCCAGCAAACGGGATATCAAAAGTAAACTTTCCCAAATGATGCAAAAACGGGAGTTACTTGAAAACTATTATTATTTCATGCAGGAAATCGCGAGTTTGGAAGGGTTCTATACCAAATTCGAAGACTTTATTTTCTATATTTTCGACCTTGTCAATCTCAAAAAATTCGGCCTTACCTTCTTGACTCAGCCGCATGAGATTTTCGAAAATCCGCGTATTAAACTGCTCTTTTCATTCTTGTATATCGGACGATGCTCAAACGCCTATTACTACAATACAACCGTATTGCGTAACATGAAACCGCATACTTTTTTGTATCAGCACCGAGTCGATAACCGTTCGCTTCTCTTTAACAATATCCAAAGCGACATCGTTTTTATCGACGATTAG
- a CDS encoding 3'-5' exonuclease, producing the protein MFESLKRSWNRRSLKDANYEWMFDPYNGDEVVVFDTETTGLNTKKDAVLSIGAVKIKGDRILTSESFEIFMKPSREISAESIKIHHIRPCDLENAIEPLEGVEKFLKFIGNRPLVGYYLEFDVAMMNRLIKPWLGITLPNKQIEVSGLYFDKKIELIPQGNIDLRFDTILRDLNIPRMGQHNALNDAIMTAMVYIKLKHTHKLH; encoded by the coding sequence ATGTTCGAGAGTCTCAAGCGTTCATGGAACCGACGCTCTTTAAAAGATGCGAACTATGAATGGATGTTTGACCCGTATAACGGGGACGAAGTGGTGGTATTTGATACCGAAACAACAGGACTTAATACGAAAAAAGATGCAGTACTGAGTATCGGTGCGGTTAAAATAAAAGGTGACCGCATCCTTACCTCGGAGAGTTTTGAAATTTTTATGAAACCTTCACGAGAAATCAGTGCTGAAAGTATAAAAATCCACCATATCCGACCGTGCGATTTGGAGAATGCCATTGAGCCGTTGGAAGGGGTGGAAAAATTTTTGAAATTCATCGGAAACCGCCCGCTGGTGGGCTATTATCTGGAGTTTGACGTGGCGATGATGAATCGTCTCATCAAGCCGTGGCTGGGCATAACTTTGCCGAATAAACAGATTGAAGTTTCAGGACTCTATTTCGATAAGAAAATTGAGCTTATCCCACAAGGAAATATTGATTTACGGTTTGATACAATCTTACGTGATTTAAATATCCCGAGAATGGGTCAGCACAATGCGTTAAATGATGCAATTATGACTGCAATGGTCTATATAAAACTAAAACATACACACAAACTACACTAA
- a CDS encoding YaeQ family protein codes for MAAGSTIYKAQLSIADMDRNYYETHEITIAQHPSETDQRLMIRLAAFALNASDRMVITKGIGGDDEPELWEKNYAGEIELWIDLGQMDEKRLRKACGRSERVIVYTYNTKSAVAWWKQYGSTFARFKNLRVIHLHAEGIETLCERSMRLQCNISDGELSIHSDCGDVTITQEEWQ; via the coding sequence ATGGCCGCAGGTTCCACGATCTACAAAGCACAACTCAGTATTGCCGATATGGATCGCAACTACTATGAAACCCATGAAATTACGATCGCCCAGCACCCCTCAGAAACCGATCAGCGTCTCATGATCCGCCTTGCGGCATTTGCTCTCAACGCGAGTGATAGGATGGTCATTACCAAAGGGATCGGGGGAGACGATGAACCAGAATTATGGGAGAAAAACTATGCAGGTGAGATCGAGCTGTGGATAGATCTGGGACAGATGGACGAGAAACGGCTGCGCAAAGCATGTGGACGAAGCGAGAGGGTGATCGTCTACACCTACAACACCAAAAGTGCCGTTGCATGGTGGAAACAATACGGCTCTACGTTTGCGCGGTTTAAAAATCTTCGTGTAATCCATCTGCATGCTGAGGGGATAGAGACTCTATGCGAGCGCTCCATGCGGCTGCAGTGCAATATCAGCGATGGAGAACTCTCTATCCACAGTGATTGCGGAGATGTTACAATAACGCAAGAAGAGTGGCAATAA
- a CDS encoding putative nucleotidyltransferase substrate binding domain-containing protein, with product MSLFDQKALLMSIHPFDLLGERMIEKLMTQMDIAYYPKETVLIAPRVRAESLYIIIKGIVNETVDGELQNVYGERDSFDANSLIYGNTQSTFIVDEDLICYELPKETFLNLLQDVEPFQNYFMQDFITKHQNLKERQHQNELTPFMVSRVDEIYLHAPCFVDASESIIAALQKMAHQGAQVILVRDDEVIGIVTDTNLRERVLLSGKSTADAIGEIATYGLFTIERSDFLFNALLLFTKHGVKRLVVTEGNQIVGILEQLDLLSHFANHTHLIAASIERANTLDELQSAQRSLTHLVRSLTSKGVRVRYVSKLVSELNAKLYRKVFEMVVPVSMQNDCALIVMGSEGRGEQVLRTDQDNGLIIRDGVDESLFIPYMMELNRYLLELGFPKCSGNVMVSNPYWRHSITGFKKMISEWVETFNEESLMGLSIFVDAQCVAGDAALLHECREYLFDSFEGRNDVMAHLAKVVLAFETPLSLIGGFVLGRAEHESELDIKKGGIFAIVHGIRVLALEHKIESTNTIERIKELNNIGLFDKRFASELIEAYDTLLSIRLRSILSQKQISDVQNYVNPKLLTKADRDLLKDSFKIVNTFKKFLTYHFHLGMVV from the coding sequence TTGAGTCTATTTGACCAAAAAGCACTATTGATGTCGATTCATCCTTTCGACCTTTTAGGTGAGAGGATGATCGAAAAACTGATGACCCAGATGGATATTGCCTATTACCCCAAAGAGACGGTATTGATCGCTCCGAGGGTACGGGCGGAATCACTCTACATAATCATCAAAGGTATTGTCAATGAAACCGTGGATGGTGAACTCCAAAACGTTTATGGGGAGCGCGACAGCTTTGACGCGAACTCCCTGATTTACGGCAATACTCAAAGTACCTTTATCGTAGACGAAGATCTTATCTGCTATGAACTCCCGAAAGAAACTTTTCTAAACCTCCTTCAAGACGTCGAACCGTTCCAAAATTACTTCATGCAAGATTTCATTACCAAACACCAAAATCTAAAAGAGCGTCAGCATCAAAATGAGCTTACCCCCTTTATGGTTTCCCGTGTCGATGAGATCTATCTGCATGCACCGTGTTTTGTAGATGCATCCGAGAGCATCATAGCGGCATTGCAGAAAATGGCCCATCAGGGTGCACAGGTGATTTTGGTTCGTGATGACGAAGTGATCGGTATCGTAACCGATACCAATTTGCGTGAACGTGTCCTTTTGAGCGGGAAAAGCACTGCAGATGCAATCGGTGAAATTGCGACGTACGGATTGTTTACGATCGAACGAAGCGATTTTTTGTTTAATGCACTGCTCCTTTTTACCAAGCACGGAGTAAAACGGCTTGTTGTCACGGAAGGGAATCAAATTGTCGGGATTTTGGAACAGCTCGATCTGTTGAGCCATTTTGCCAACCATACCCATCTGATCGCAGCGTCTATCGAGCGTGCCAACACACTCGATGAACTTCAAAGTGCACAACGTTCGCTCACCCATCTGGTACGGTCATTGACATCCAAGGGGGTACGCGTACGCTATGTATCCAAACTGGTGAGCGAGCTTAATGCAAAGCTGTACCGAAAAGTTTTTGAGATGGTGGTTCCCGTGTCGATGCAAAACGATTGTGCTTTGATCGTTATGGGAAGTGAAGGACGCGGTGAACAGGTGCTTCGAACGGATCAGGATAACGGTCTGATTATCCGAGACGGGGTAGACGAATCGTTATTTATCCCTTATATGATGGAGCTAAACCGTTATCTGCTTGAGTTGGGGTTCCCTAAATGCAGCGGTAATGTTATGGTTTCCAACCCATATTGGCGTCATTCTATTACGGGCTTTAAAAAAATGATTTCCGAATGGGTCGAAACGTTTAACGAAGAGAGCTTGATGGGCTTATCGATCTTTGTAGATGCTCAGTGTGTGGCTGGAGATGCCGCATTGCTTCACGAGTGTCGAGAGTATCTATTTGACTCATTTGAGGGGCGTAACGATGTAATGGCTCATTTGGCAAAAGTGGTTTTGGCATTTGAAACACCTCTGAGCCTAATCGGCGGATTTGTATTGGGTCGAGCGGAACACGAAAGTGAACTCGATATCAAAAAAGGGGGTATTTTTGCGATCGTCCACGGTATTCGTGTGTTGGCACTTGAACATAAAATTGAGTCCACTAACACGATTGAGCGGATCAAAGAACTGAATAATATCGGTTTGTTCGATAAACGCTTTGCCAGTGAATTGATCGAAGCGTATGATACTCTGCTCAGTATCCGCTTGCGTTCTATTCTGTCGCAAAAACAGATTAGCGACGTTCAAAATTACGTCAATCCTAAATTGCTTACGAAAGCAGACCGGGATTTACTCAAAGATTCGTTTAAAATCGTCAATACCTTCAAAAAATTTCTTACGTATCATTTTCATTTGGGAATGGTCGTGTGA
- a CDS encoding OprD family outer membrane porin → MRGTVSLSLLASALVVNAFAADDLAGMFKEGKASGQIRAFYIDRDYSPGVHRDGLSLGGYLKYETGSFYGLSAGAAFYTTNKLDSKSSVAGENDTTLFGSNGDNETYLGEAYLQYKNGNTAFKAGRQKLDTPLAGSDDARMLPNLFEAYVLSNTDVKDTTLIAAHVTKFAAGTFANAYNNQPAALSLTSGYSGLAGATSMVGTFTNMGEYAIGKNTDGVSVAAAIYSGIPGLKLQLWDYYAHDILNAIYAEANYGWSYKSGVAPYVAAQYIKEDDVGSSYATKVNSDFIAAKAGVKVANFDLYAAVSQNSKDSSAAINGGTITPWGGMPAYTQGMVTRHQFMAGTDAWKVAGSYNWKDMGVNLNTGVYYTSFDMDALNGYSVGHAWTATEAGFDFIYSPEAVKNLQLRFRGNFPRDFKETATVGTGWDEYRFIANYNF, encoded by the coding sequence ATGAGAGGTACAGTATCTCTATCGCTTTTAGCGTCAGCTTTGGTGGTGAACGCTTTTGCAGCCGATGATTTGGCAGGAATGTTTAAAGAAGGAAAAGCAAGCGGACAAATCCGTGCTTTTTATATTGATCGCGACTATTCCCCTGGTGTTCATCGGGATGGTCTTTCTCTTGGCGGTTATTTAAAATACGAAACCGGTTCATTCTACGGTCTCAGTGCTGGAGCAGCATTTTATACGACCAATAAATTAGATAGTAAAAGTTCAGTTGCGGGTGAAAACGATACTACTTTATTCGGTTCAAACGGAGATAATGAAACCTATTTGGGTGAAGCATATCTTCAATATAAAAACGGCAATACTGCATTTAAAGCCGGACGTCAAAAACTTGATACCCCTCTTGCGGGATCGGATGATGCTCGTATGCTTCCAAACCTTTTTGAAGCGTATGTGTTGAGCAACACGGATGTGAAAGACACCACTTTGATCGCAGCGCATGTGACAAAATTTGCAGCGGGAACCTTTGCTAATGCATATAATAATCAACCGGCAGCATTGTCTCTGACTTCTGGTTACAGCGGTTTAGCAGGCGCAACCAGCATGGTTGGCACATTTACGAATATGGGTGAATATGCTATCGGTAAAAATACAGACGGCGTAAGTGTTGCAGCGGCAATCTATTCAGGTATTCCGGGATTGAAACTTCAGCTTTGGGATTATTATGCTCATGATATTCTTAATGCGATCTATGCTGAAGCAAACTATGGATGGTCATATAAAAGCGGTGTAGCACCGTATGTAGCGGCTCAATACATCAAAGAAGATGATGTCGGCAGCAGTTACGCTACTAAAGTAAATAGTGATTTTATAGCTGCAAAAGCAGGGGTAAAAGTAGCTAATTTTGACCTTTATGCAGCGGTTTCACAAAATAGCAAGGACTCATCAGCTGCTATCAACGGCGGAACCATCACTCCATGGGGCGGTATGCCGGCATATACGCAGGGGATGGTAACACGTCATCAATTTATGGCGGGAACCGATGCTTGGAAAGTTGCAGGAAGCTATAACTGGAAAGATATGGGCGTGAATCTGAATACAGGTGTTTATTACACCTCATTTGATATGGATGCGCTAAACGGCTATTCAGTTGGACATGCATGGACAGCTACTGAAGCAGGATTTGATTTTATCTATTCTCCTGAAGCCGTTAAAAACCTTCAGCTTCGTTTCCGTGGAAATTTCCCGCGTGATTTCAAAGAGACTGCGACTGTCGGCACCGGTTGGGATGAATACCGCTTTATTGCAAACTATAACTTTTAA
- the acs gene encoding acetate--CoA ligase — MSDTVKPTFHPNREFAKQARIKNMCEYHDLQTWAHEDYEGFWGHFANEKIDWFSPYTQVLDESNAPFYKWFVNGKLNVAHQCIDRHLSSRKNKAAIIFEGDRGDKQIITYLELYYNVNKFANLLKNEFDVKKGDRVVIYMPMIPEAAYAMLACARIGAIHSIVFGGFSSEALKDRIEDAEAKLVITADGAFRKDKPYMLKPVVDQAIDEKSPVEKVLVVERNNEDITWVAGRDYSYNELIKSQSSICEAEVMDAEDPLFLLYTSGSTGKPKGVQHNSAGYILWAQMTMEWVFDVKENDTYWCTADVGWITGHTYIVYGPLAMGATTVMFEGVPTYPDAGRPWKMVEEYKINQFYTAPTAIRVLHKMGEDEPAKYDLSSLKVLGTVGEPIDPPAWKWYYEAVGGSKCAIVDTYWQTETGGHIVSPLPGATPIKPACATFPLPGIIAEILDPQTGVKVPAGEGGYMCVTRPWPSMIRGIWGDPERFVKSYFGDVKKDGKPVYFTGDGAIYDEEGYITITGRTDDVINVSGHRMGTAEVEAACKKHPNVAEVAVVGKPHDIKGEGIFAYIVLKSDDTVGEEMEMVKEINKVIMKEIGNIAICDDIVFVPGLPKTRSGKIMRRILRSIAKGDAITQDISTLEDPSIVATIEAKVKG, encoded by the coding sequence ATGAGCGATACCGTAAAACCTACTTTTCACCCGAACCGAGAGTTTGCAAAGCAAGCCCGTATCAAAAATATGTGTGAATATCATGATCTGCAAACATGGGCACATGAAGATTATGAAGGATTCTGGGGGCATTTTGCCAATGAAAAAATTGACTGGTTTTCACCGTATACCCAAGTTCTCGATGAAAGCAACGCACCGTTTTACAAATGGTTTGTGAACGGTAAACTCAATGTCGCTCACCAATGTATCGACCGTCACCTCTCAAGCCGTAAAAACAAAGCGGCGATTATTTTCGAAGGTGACCGTGGTGATAAACAAATCATTACGTATCTAGAGCTCTATTACAATGTTAATAAATTTGCAAATCTCCTCAAAAATGAGTTCGATGTCAAAAAAGGTGACCGCGTTGTTATCTACATGCCGATGATCCCTGAAGCGGCGTATGCAATGCTCGCATGTGCCCGTATCGGTGCGATCCACTCGATCGTATTCGGCGGATTCTCATCTGAAGCGTTAAAAGATCGTATCGAAGATGCGGAAGCGAAATTGGTTATCACCGCAGACGGTGCTTTCCGTAAAGATAAACCGTATATGCTCAAACCGGTTGTTGATCAAGCAATCGATGAAAAATCTCCGGTTGAGAAAGTTCTCGTAGTCGAGAGAAACAACGAAGATATCACATGGGTAGCGGGACGCGATTACTCTTACAACGAACTGATCAAGTCACAATCGAGCATTTGTGAAGCGGAAGTGATGGATGCGGAAGATCCTCTTTTCCTTCTCTACACATCAGGTTCTACCGGAAAACCGAAAGGGGTTCAACATAACTCTGCGGGATATATCCTTTGGGCACAAATGACGATGGAATGGGTATTCGATGTCAAAGAAAACGACACCTACTGGTGTACGGCAGACGTCGGCTGGATTACCGGACATACTTATATTGTCTACGGACCGTTGGCGATGGGTGCGACGACGGTAATGTTTGAAGGGGTGCCTACGTACCCTGACGCGGGACGTCCGTGGAAAATGGTCGAAGAATACAAAATCAACCAATTCTACACCGCTCCGACTGCGATCCGCGTATTGCACAAAATGGGTGAAGATGAGCCGGCAAAATACGATCTTAGCAGCCTAAAAGTCCTCGGAACCGTCGGTGAACCGATCGATCCTCCGGCGTGGAAATGGTACTACGAAGCAGTCGGCGGAAGTAAATGTGCGATCGTCGATACCTACTGGCAAACTGAGACGGGGGGACATATCGTATCTCCGTTACCGGGTGCGACTCCGATCAAACCTGCGTGTGCAACATTCCCGTTACCGGGGATCATCGCTGAGATCCTTGATCCTCAAACGGGTGTGAAAGTACCGGCAGGAGAGGGCGGTTATATGTGTGTAACCCGTCCTTGGCCGTCAATGATCCGCGGTATCTGGGGCGATCCTGAGCGTTTCGTGAAATCGTACTTCGGTGATGTGAAAAAAGACGGAAAACCAGTTTACTTCACCGGTGACGGTGCGATCTACGACGAAGAGGGATACATCACGATAACGGGACGTACCGATGACGTTATCAACGTTTCCGGTCACCGTATGGGAACCGCAGAAGTAGAAGCGGCATGTAAAAAACACCCTAACGTCGCCGAAGTTGCCGTTGTCGGTAAACCGCACGATATCAAAGGTGAGGGGATCTTCGCCTACATCGTCCTCAAAAGCGATGACACCGTCGGTGAAGAGATGGAGATGGTCAAAGAGATCAATAAAGTGATCATGAAAGAGATCGGTAACATCGCTATCTGTGATGACATCGTTTTTGTTCCGGGCTTGCCGAAAACACGTTCAGGAAAAATCATGCGCCGTATTCTTCGCTCAATCGCGAAAGGTGATGCGATCACTCAGGATATATCGACGCTTGAAGATCCAAGTATCGTAGCTACTATCGAAGCAAAAGTCAAAGGGTAA
- a CDS encoding DUF485 domain-containing protein, which produces MKQEMVDRIKNDPDFLHLVKTRTSFAWTLTIVMLVIYFGFVLTIAFDPSILGAQLSAGAVTTVGIPVGVAVIVIAFVLTGIYVRRANGEFDELTAKIKAKAKGE; this is translated from the coding sequence ATGAAACAAGAGATGGTCGATCGTATTAAAAACGATCCTGATTTTTTACATCTTGTCAAAACACGCACTTCATTTGCGTGGACATTGACAATCGTGATGTTGGTTATTTATTTTGGCTTTGTATTGACGATTGCGTTTGATCCGTCAATCTTGGGTGCGCAGCTCTCAGCAGGTGCTGTCACTACAGTCGGAATTCCGGTAGGGGTGGCTGTAATCGTTATCGCATTTGTATTGACAGGAATTTATGTACGACGTGCTAACGGTGAGTTCGATGAATTGACCGCTAAAATTAAAGCTAAAGCAAAGGGAGAGTGA
- a CDS encoding response regulator transcription factor yields the protein MKILLLEDEQMLSEAIHEYLLALGHRVTLFFDGYEALETLKQETFDLLILDINVPGIDGLDLLEQLHMLKIRPPAIYISALVDIEGISRAYDLGCYDYLKKPFHLKELSLRIDKVMQSCATPQNHLRLSKSYGYDVSTSTLMCDNVTQTLTKRQLQIIDLLARNRGRVVDFDQFRSYVWDEEYVDNPTIRAEVSRLKKILKEDFIQNIRALGYMIDIPRNY from the coding sequence GTGAAAATACTTCTGCTTGAAGACGAACAAATGCTCAGTGAAGCGATTCATGAATATTTGTTGGCATTGGGTCATCGTGTCACACTCTTTTTTGATGGATATGAAGCCCTTGAGACGCTCAAACAGGAGACATTCGATCTGCTGATTTTGGATATTAATGTCCCCGGAATAGACGGACTAGATCTACTCGAACAGCTGCATATGCTTAAAATCCGCCCTCCCGCAATCTATATCAGTGCACTGGTCGATATCGAGGGGATCAGCCGCGCGTATGATTTAGGATGCTACGATTATCTGAAAAAACCGTTTCACCTTAAAGAACTGTCGCTTCGTATCGATAAAGTGATGCAAAGCTGTGCAACTCCTCAGAATCATTTGCGCCTTTCGAAAAGTTACGGATACGATGTTTCCACTTCGACATTGATGTGTGATAACGTAACACAGACTCTAACAAAGCGTCAACTTCAAATTATCGATCTTCTCGCACGCAATCGCGGCAGAGTGGTCGATTTTGATCAATTCCGCTCCTATGTATGGGACGAAGAGTACGTGGATAACCCGACAATCCGCGCTGAAGTGAGCCGTTTAAAAAAAATCCTCAAAGAAGATTTCATTCAAAATATTCGCGCGTTAGGTTACATGATCGATATCCCACGTAACTATTGA
- a CDS encoding cation acetate symporter, with protein MKALLLALFSVAAFAGEALTGAVEKQPLNMSAIIMFVIFVGATLGITYWAAKRTKTAKDFYTAGGGITGFQNGMAIAGDYMSAASFLGISALVYGKGYDGLIYSIGFLVGWPIILFMVAEQLRNLGKYTFADVASYRLQQTPIRTLAAFGSILTVILYLIAQMVGAGKLIQLLFGLDYEVAVILVGVLMILYVTFGGMLATTWVQIIKAFLLLSGATFMAVAVMAHYNFNFETLFSTAVSMKDQTIMAPGKLVSDPISAISLGIALMFGTAGLPHILMRFFTVSDAKEARKSVFYATGFIGYFYILTFIIGFGAIVMVFKNPQYLDLAKQATDGGFPILGGDNMAAIHLSHAVGGDFFLGFISAVAFATILAVVSGLTLAGASAISHDLYASVIKKGKTDGLMEMKVSKIATIVLGIVAIYLGIAFEKQNIAFMVGLAFAVAASANFPILFLSMYWSKLTTRGALLGGSIGLLTAAILVILGPTVWVDFLGNAEAIFPYKYPALFSVSAAFIGIWFFSITDKSDNSRREIEAYEAQYIRSQTGIGAEGAVEH; from the coding sequence ATGAAAGCGTTATTATTAGCTCTTTTCTCTGTCGCTGCGTTTGCCGGTGAGGCATTAACGGGCGCGGTTGAAAAACAACCACTTAACATGTCTGCCATTATCATGTTCGTTATCTTTGTCGGAGCGACATTGGGGATCACTTATTGGGCGGCAAAACGTACCAAAACAGCAAAAGATTTCTATACTGCCGGCGGCGGTATTACCGGTTTTCAAAACGGTATGGCGATTGCGGGAGACTATATGTCTGCGGCATCGTTTTTGGGGATTTCGGCTCTCGTTTACGGTAAAGGGTATGATGGTTTGATCTACTCTATCGGATTCTTGGTCGGATGGCCGATTATCTTGTTTATGGTGGCTGAACAGCTCCGTAACCTTGGTAAATACACCTTTGCAGACGTTGCGTCATACCGTCTCCAACAAACCCCTATCCGTACTTTGGCGGCATTCGGGTCGATCTTAACGGTTATTTTGTATTTGATCGCTCAAATGGTTGGGGCAGGAAAATTGATTCAGCTTCTTTTCGGTTTGGATTATGAAGTGGCGGTTATCCTTGTCGGTGTATTGATGATCCTCTACGTAACATTCGGTGGGATGTTGGCGACGACATGGGTTCAAATCATCAAAGCGTTCTTGCTCCTCTCAGGTGCGACGTTTATGGCGGTTGCGGTTATGGCGCACTATAACTTCAACTTTGAAACCTTGTTCTCGACTGCGGTCAGTATGAAAGATCAGACTATTATGGCTCCTGGTAAACTTGTCAGTGATCCGATTTCGGCGATTTCACTCGGTATTGCGTTGATGTTCGGTACGGCTGGACTTCCGCATATCCTTATGCGCTTTTTCACCGTAAGTGATGCAAAAGAAGCACGTAAATCGGTTTTCTATGCGACAGGATTTATCGGGTATTTCTATATCTTGACGTTCATCATCGGTTTCGGTGCGATCGTTATGGTATTCAAAAATCCACAATATCTTGATCTTGCTAAACAAGCGACAGACGGCGGTTTCCCAATCCTCGGCGGTGATAATATGGCGGCGATTCACCTATCGCATGCAGTTGGCGGCGACTTCTTCCTCGGATTTATCTCTGCGGTAGCGTTTGCAACAATTCTTGCGGTTGTTTCCGGTCTTACATTGGCAGGGGCATCAGCGATTTCGCATGACCTTTATGCAAGTGTTATCAAAAAAGGTAAAACAGATGGGTTGATGGAAATGAAAGTTTCTAAAATCGCTACAATTGTTTTGGGAATCGTTGCGATCTATCTCGGTATCGCATTTGAAAAGCAAAATATTGCGTTCATGGTCGGATTGGCGTTTGCAGTTGCTGCAAGTGCAAACTTCCCGATTTTGTTCCTCTCTATGTATTGGTCAAAACTTACCACTCGCGGTGCATTGCTGGGTGGATCAATCGGATTGTTGACAGCAGCAATTTTGGTTATCCTCGGACCGACCGTATGGGTTGACTTTTTAGGGAATGCGGAAGCTATTTTCCCTTACAAATATCCGGCTCTCTTCTCAGTAAGTGCGGCATTTATCGGAATCTGGTTCTTCTCGATTACGGATAAAAGTGATAATTCACGCAGAGAAATTGAGGCATATGAAGCGCAATACATCCGAAGTCAAACCGGTATCGGTGCTGAAGGTGCTGTTGAACACTAA